One segment of Thermoanaerobacter kivui DNA contains the following:
- a CDS encoding lytic transglycosylase domain-containing protein, translating to MKKRVIVIALVVISLLLTEELNTHYFLKKIYPLKYKEYVVYYSSEYGIDPYLVFAVIKVESNFNPNAVSSKNAIGLMQILPETGSWVAKKIGIKNYKEDLLFDPKYNIQIGTWYLSYLLKTFDGNVQLAVAAYNGGSGNVDNWLKDKRFSKDGKKLHNVPFPETDRYIKKVLGVYNLYKILYNHND from the coding sequence TTGAAGAAGAGAGTAATAGTAATAGCATTGGTTGTAATAAGCCTTTTACTCACCGAGGAGCTAAATACCCATTATTTTTTAAAAAAAATTTATCCCCTTAAATATAAAGAGTATGTCGTTTACTATTCGAGTGAATATGGCATAGACCCTTATCTTGTTTTTGCAGTGATAAAAGTTGAAAGCAATTTTAATCCCAATGCAGTATCCAGCAAAAATGCCATAGGGCTCATGCAGATTCTGCCTGAGACTGGAAGCTGGGTTGCTAAAAAGATAGGTATAAAGAATTACAAGGAGGACTTGCTCTTTGATCCTAAATATAATATTCAAATAGGAACATGGTATTTATCATATTTGTTAAAAACTTTTGATGGCAATGTGCAATTAGCTGTTGCGGCTTACAATGGGGGAAGTGGAAATGTGGACAATTGGCTTAAAGATAAAAGATTTTCAAAGGATGGCAAAAAACTCCACAATGTTCCATTCCCTGAAACGGACAGGTACATCAAAAAGGTATTGGGAGTTTATAATCTTTATAAAATACTTTACAATCATAATGATTAA